Proteins co-encoded in one Desulfitobacterium hafniense DCB-2 genomic window:
- the prmA gene encoding 50S ribosomal protein L11 methyltransferase, which produces MNWREIAVTVSSVGEEAVADLFYQLGCPGVSVEDPELLQSYVESGNWDYHDFGEIALTGTSVVKGYICEDHELQPKLRQLDEGLKELLQRFPEWVLQVKGLTVQEEDWATSWKAYFKPVRIGRHFLIKPSWEEVTPLPEDIILELDPGMAFGTGTHATTSLCLETLEETVKPDMRIFDLGTGSGILAIAAAKLGAQVEAIDLDSVAVKVAQENVELNQVADRISVRQGDLGTVLQGQADLVVANIIADVILMLIPDLKRIMKEDGEFLASGIIGHRSSDVEAGLGEHGLEVLEKKEDSGWVLLRARWQRASL; this is translated from the coding sequence ATGAATTGGCGTGAAATTGCGGTAACTGTTTCATCGGTAGGAGAGGAAGCTGTTGCCGATCTTTTTTATCAACTGGGCTGCCCAGGGGTGAGTGTGGAAGATCCGGAGCTTCTCCAAAGTTATGTGGAATCCGGGAATTGGGATTACCATGATTTTGGCGAGATTGCCTTGACCGGAACTTCTGTGGTCAAAGGATATATCTGTGAAGATCACGAACTCCAGCCTAAGCTCCGTCAGCTTGACGAAGGGCTGAAGGAATTGCTTCAGCGCTTTCCGGAGTGGGTTCTCCAGGTGAAAGGCCTGACTGTGCAGGAAGAAGATTGGGCTACCTCTTGGAAAGCTTATTTTAAGCCCGTGCGCATTGGCCGGCATTTTTTGATCAAACCCTCTTGGGAAGAAGTAACCCCTCTGCCTGAGGACATTATCCTGGAGCTGGATCCTGGGATGGCTTTTGGTACGGGAACTCATGCCACCACCTCCTTGTGTTTGGAGACCCTGGAGGAGACGGTGAAGCCGGATATGCGGATCTTTGATCTGGGAACAGGCTCAGGGATTCTGGCTATCGCAGCAGCAAAATTAGGCGCTCAGGTGGAGGCCATCGATTTGGACTCCGTTGCCGTAAAAGTAGCCCAGGAGAACGTGGAGCTCAATCAGGTAGCAGACCGGATCAGTGTCCGGCAAGGAGATCTAGGAACAGTGCTGCAGGGACAGGCCGATTTAGTGGTGGCCAATATCATTGCCGATGTTATTCTGATGCTGATCCCTGACTTAAAGCGCATCATGAAAGAGGATGGAGAGTTCCTCGCTTCGGGGATTATCGGACACCGTTCTTCCGATGTGGAAGCAGGATT
- the dnaJ gene encoding molecular chaperone DnaJ — protein sequence MKRDYYEVLGVSKSADEQEIKKAYRKLARQYHPDVNPGDKDAEEKFKEATEAYDVLSDTEKRARYDQMGHSAFDPNQQGFGGFGGDFGGFGDIFDMFFGGGGGGGQRRQGPTRGNDLRYDLTITFEEAAFGTEKEIQVPRQETCTECHGSGSAPGTHPTTCSQCHGTGQVKATQRTPFGAIQTARTCPACNGSGQFISSPCKECSGKGTTRKVKTIKVTVPPGSEDGLNLRFSGNGEAGLRGGPSGDLYVVLNVKAHKFFEREGNDVYCEIPITFVQAALGSELDVPTLDGKVKMKIPEGTQTATVFRLRGHGIPYRRGNGRGDQHVRVVVATPTKLTDRQKELLREFGEVTSDQQQMGKKSFFEKVKENIRDAIDL from the coding sequence ATGAAACGGGATTATTATGAAGTACTTGGTGTCTCTAAAAGCGCAGACGAACAAGAAATCAAAAAGGCCTATCGAAAACTGGCCCGCCAATATCATCCTGATGTGAACCCGGGAGATAAAGACGCGGAAGAAAAATTCAAAGAGGCAACTGAAGCCTATGATGTTTTAAGCGATACTGAAAAACGTGCCCGCTACGATCAAATGGGCCATTCCGCCTTCGATCCCAACCAACAAGGTTTTGGCGGGTTCGGCGGAGATTTCGGCGGCTTTGGGGATATCTTCGATATGTTTTTCGGCGGCGGCGGTGGCGGTGGTCAGCGGCGGCAGGGTCCTACCCGGGGGAATGACCTTCGCTATGACTTAACCATTACTTTTGAAGAGGCTGCCTTTGGTACCGAGAAAGAGATTCAGGTTCCCCGTCAAGAAACCTGCACGGAATGCCATGGCTCCGGTTCAGCCCCCGGCACCCATCCTACCACCTGTTCCCAATGTCACGGAACAGGGCAGGTTAAAGCTACCCAACGGACTCCTTTTGGCGCGATTCAAACAGCAAGAACTTGCCCTGCCTGCAATGGCTCAGGTCAATTTATATCTTCTCCATGTAAGGAATGCAGTGGCAAGGGAACCACACGGAAGGTCAAAACCATTAAAGTCACTGTCCCCCCAGGGTCGGAGGATGGCCTTAACCTTCGTTTCAGCGGCAATGGGGAAGCAGGGCTGCGGGGAGGCCCATCAGGAGACCTTTATGTGGTCCTCAATGTGAAAGCCCATAAATTCTTTGAAAGAGAAGGGAACGACGTCTATTGCGAGATTCCCATAACCTTTGTACAGGCCGCCCTCGGGTCGGAGCTCGATGTTCCCACCTTGGATGGCAAAGTCAAAATGAAGATACCCGAAGGCACCCAGACTGCTACGGTGTTCCGGCTGAGGGGTCATGGTATTCCTTACCGCCGCGGCAACGGGAGAGGGGATCAGCATGTGAGAGTAGTTGTGGCCACTCCGACTAAACTCACCGACCGCCAAAAGGAGCTGCTGCGTGAGTTCGGGGAAGTCACCAGCGATCAGCAGCAGATGGGCAAAAAATCCTTCTTCGAGAAGGTCAAAGAAAATATCCGGGACGCTATAGATCTGTAG